One genomic segment of Hordeum vulgare subsp. vulgare chromosome 2H, MorexV3_pseudomolecules_assembly, whole genome shotgun sequence includes these proteins:
- the LOC123427471 gene encoding uncharacterized protein LOC123427471 has protein sequence MAWWRPAVVLLVLAAALVAAAAETGDCIHELVPYEGNFVSGDFVVVDHDIFWSSDRPDPGIDFTVTSRGGNTVYTLKGISGEKFEFNAPRGGTYKFCFHSPYGAPETVSFYVHDGRNLVREEALKGEAFKKRYDEWMARYHRTYKEDVMKKRFEEWMTEYHRTYKDDEEKAQRYELFKDCAKMVDKLNVFPGGAATNNFCDYSEDERQLSTGAE, from the exons atggcgtggtggcgGCCGGCGGTGGTGCTGCTGGTACTGGCAGCGGCGCTGGTGGCGGCGGCCGCCGAAACCGGCGACTGCATCCACGAGTTGGTGCCCTACGAGGGCAACTTCGTGTCGGGGGATTTCGTCGTCGTCGACCATGACATCTTCTGGAGCTCCGACCGCCCCGACCCCGGCATCGACTTCACG GTAACTTCACGAGGCGGTAACACTGTATATACGTTGAAGGGAATATCTGGCGAGAAATTTGAGTTTAATGCTCCAAGGGGTGGAACGTACAAGTTTTGTTTCCATAGTCCATATGGAGCACCTGAAACTGTTTCTTTCTACGTTCACGATG GTCGCAATCTTGTTCGTGAGGAGGCCTTGAAGGGGGAAGCCTTCAAGAAGAGGTATGATGAGTGGATGGCCAGGTATCACCGCACATACAAGGAGGATGTCATGAAGAAGAGGTTCGAGGAGTGGATGACTGAGTACCATCGCACCTACAAGGATGATGAGGAGAAGGCGCAGCGCTATGAACTATTCAAGGACTGTGCCAAGATGGTTGATAAGCTTAACGTGTTTCCGGGTGGGGCGGCCACAAACAACTTCTGCGACTATTCTGAGGACGAGAGGCAACTCAGCACAGGGGCCGAGTAA